In Aquimarina spinulae, a single window of DNA contains:
- a CDS encoding Ig-like domain-containing protein has protein sequence MKQLYLTFFVFSTLLWGIHDTNAQFTETFESLSNNQTTFTSNSQPFETTGGFRSQTSFPGSGASNSNVYLDNDSNVGVGTTYSIKTTNGANFTARDADIFLSVDSGATVGGSGGVIIRGKQGSTTIFTVVKNSGIPTTFSPDNGFFNIDFSTEGGTDNTSMNINELEFELTGSFVYIAVDEFTFGPEAVVADTNPPFIQTIVLSGTPPTTTNQVDFIVTFNENASNVTTDDFSIDATASATGNISAISGSGTSYTITVNGLSGEGTISIDLKSNTDIIDDLGNGNGTNGNASAFTAGEIQTVSACFEEDFENFSVANNTFSSNGLPFTSTNGLDVFFLNNAGASGSDQYLDNNGSGAGSYSIKTTGGELFTMKTIDLYLSSIVAGTTPTNNGTLTINGKVANTIVYTITKTTGFPTTTSNGDNGFFNLNFATDGAADHSTTNVDEIEIVIGSAFVYIAVDHFEFCEEGIVDTFAPEVQSIVVSGNPTTLDTSVDFIVTFNENVINVTSDDFSVDTTGTTGNIAGVTGSNNIYTVTVNNISGEGTISIDLNASTNIEDALGNSGPPAFTSGENHTVSACFVEDFESFADGASTFTSNGVPLSSTNGLVVKNQVNAGVGNSDKFLENNGTGAGSYSIKTTDNSLFAANTTYLYVSSITAGTTPTADGTLAIRGKVAGVTVYTITKTTGFPTTTANGNNGFFQVDFATDGSSDFSIINIDEIEIEILSSFVYLAVDNFEICSDTTAPRIQSITRQTPTTSPTNADTLIFSVLFNEAVTNVTTDDFSVSGTTGTITNVSDQGNNTFFVTVSGGNLAALNGTVSLGFVVSQNITDTLGNALTDTSSINTPENFVVDNIAPTGYSVAIDQSPINAGNDNAVSYTFSSAEVGATYNYTFSSSGGGTNVTGSGTVASAGATISSIDLSGLADGTITLSVTLTDVSGNTGSAATDTETKETVAPTGYSVAIDQSPINAGNDDAVSYTFSSAEVGATYNYTFSSSGGGTNVTGSGTVASAGATISGIDLSGLGDGTITLSVTLTDLNGNTGSAATDTETKDTGAPTGYSVTINQSPINAGNDNAVSYTFSSAEVGATYNYTFSSSGGGTNVTGSGTVASAGATISGIDLSGLVDGTITLSVTLTDVNGNTGSAATDTETKETVAPTGYSVVINQSPINAGNDDAVSYTFSSAEIGATYNYTFSSSGGAGTVTGTGTVASAGATISGIDLSGLADGTITLSVTLTDLNGNTGSAATDTETKDTGAPTGYSVTINQNPINAGNDNAVSYTFSSAEVGATYNYTFSSSGGGTNVTGSGTVASAGATISGIDLTGLADGTITLSVTLTDVNGNTGSAATDTETKETVAPTGYSVTINQSPISDLNDNAVSYTFSSAEVGATYNYTFSTSGGAGTVTGSGTVASAGATISSIDLSGLADGTITLSVTLTDVNGNTGSAATDTETKDTGAPTGYSVTINQSPINAGNDNAVSYTFSSAEVGATYNYTFSSSGGGTNVTGSGTVASVGATISGIDLSGLVDGTITLSVTLTDVNGNTGSAATDTETKDTGVPTGYSVTIDQSPINAGNDDAVSYTFSSAEVGATYNYTFSSSGGGTNVTGSGTVASAGAIISGIDLTGLADGTITLSVTLTDINGNTGSVATDTENKKAIPPTATITISDSIVIIGETTTITVTFSEAASGFDNTDLTIPNGTLSAVTSTDGNITFTATYTPAIDVEDNTNIIILDNTGITDSAGNTGTGTTNSSNFIIDMMPPTAIVEISDDELTTGNTATITIIFSEAVIGFTNTDLTIPNGTLTTVSSTDGNITFTATYTPTTGIADTENSITLDNTGVTDIAGNPGVGVTDSPNFTINTLQEIPVATLTFDKGFSPNGDGINDTWVIEGIEDFPNHTIQLFSRSGTKVFEAKDYQNNWDGISNGRLAVGNGKLPAGAYYYIIETGSQAVPPLIGWIYINY, from the coding sequence ATGAAACAATTATACCTTACCTTTTTCGTATTCTCTACCCTACTTTGGGGAATACATGACACTAACGCTCAATTCACAGAGACTTTTGAGTCTCTGTCTAATAACCAGACTACGTTTACCAGCAACAGCCAACCTTTTGAAACAACAGGTGGATTTAGATCCCAAACAAGTTTTCCTGGATCAGGTGCAAGCAATTCTAATGTATACTTGGATAACGATTCTAATGTTGGAGTTGGAACTACATACTCTATCAAAACTACAAATGGTGCTAACTTTACTGCTAGAGATGCTGATATTTTTCTTTCTGTAGATAGTGGTGCTACTGTTGGAGGTAGTGGAGGGGTAATCATTAGAGGTAAACAAGGTAGTACTACTATTTTTACTGTGGTAAAAAACTCAGGAATACCCACTACATTTTCACCAGATAATGGTTTTTTTAATATTGATTTCTCAACAGAAGGAGGGACAGACAACACCTCAATGAATATTAATGAATTAGAATTTGAACTAACAGGTAGTTTCGTTTATATTGCTGTAGATGAATTCACATTTGGTCCAGAAGCAGTAGTCGCAGATACCAACCCTCCATTTATTCAAACTATTGTACTAAGCGGTACACCACCTACAACAACTAATCAGGTTGATTTTATTGTTACTTTTAATGAAAATGCCAGTAATGTAACTACAGATGATTTTTCAATAGATGCTACTGCCAGTGCTACAGGGAATATATCTGCAATTAGTGGATCGGGAACCTCATATACGATAACTGTAAATGGGCTTTCTGGAGAAGGTACGATCAGCATTGATCTTAAAAGCAATACTGATATTATTGATGATTTAGGTAATGGAAATGGAACTAATGGTAATGCTAGTGCATTTACTGCAGGAGAAATACAAACCGTTTCAGCCTGTTTCGAAGAGGATTTTGAAAATTTCAGTGTTGCAAATAACACTTTTAGTAGTAATGGACTTCCTTTTACTTCTACTAACGGGTTAGATGTATTTTTCTTAAACAATGCTGGTGCTAGTGGATCAGATCAATATTTAGATAATAATGGTAGTGGTGCAGGTTCATATTCAATAAAAACTACAGGAGGAGAATTATTTACTATGAAAACTATAGATTTATATCTCTCTTCTATAGTAGCTGGCACCACTCCTACTAATAATGGCACATTGACCATCAATGGCAAAGTAGCCAATACAATTGTCTACACCATTACCAAAACAACAGGTTTTCCCACTACAACTTCAAATGGTGATAATGGGTTTTTTAATCTTAATTTTGCTACAGATGGGGCGGCTGATCATAGCACTACCAATGTAGATGAAATAGAAATAGTAATTGGATCAGCATTCGTATATATTGCGGTTGATCATTTCGAGTTTTGTGAAGAAGGCATTGTAGATACGTTTGCTCCAGAAGTACAAAGCATTGTAGTATCAGGCAATCCAACAACATTAGATACTTCTGTAGATTTTATCGTGACTTTTAATGAAAATGTAATCAATGTTACATCAGATGATTTTTCGGTAGACACCACAGGAACAACAGGAAATATTGCTGGTGTAACTGGATCGAATAATATCTATACAGTTACTGTTAATAATATTTCTGGCGAGGGTACTATTAGTATTGACCTTAATGCTTCTACAAATATTGAAGATGCATTGGGGAACAGTGGCCCTCCTGCTTTTACTAGTGGAGAAAATCATACCGTATCTGCTTGTTTTGTAGAAGATTTTGAATCTTTTGCAGATGGAGCATCTACTTTTACTAGCAATGGGGTACCGCTCTCTTCCACCAATGGATTGGTAGTCAAAAATCAAGTTAATGCAGGAGTTGGTAATTCAGATAAATTTTTAGAGAATAATGGTACTGGAGCAGGTTCATATTCAATAAAAACAACAGATAATTCTTTATTTGCAGCTAATACTACATACTTATATGTATCTTCTATAACAGCAGGGACAACTCCAACGGCAGATGGCACATTAGCAATACGAGGTAAAGTAGCTGGAGTAACAGTTTATACCATTACCAAAACAACAGGCTTTCCTACTACAACAGCAAATGGTAACAATGGGTTTTTTCAGGTAGATTTTGCTACAGATGGATCATCAGATTTTAGTATTATTAATATAGATGAAATAGAAATAGAGATTTTATCTAGTTTTGTGTATCTGGCTGTTGATAATTTTGAAATCTGCTCAGATACTACAGCCCCAAGGATACAATCTATCACTAGACAAACACCAACAACATCACCAACAAATGCTGATACACTTATTTTTTCAGTTTTATTTAATGAAGCTGTGACTAATGTAACTACAGATGATTTTTCTGTTTCAGGAACAACAGGAACTATTACCAATGTATCTGATCAGGGAAATAACACCTTTTTTGTAACCGTTTCAGGAGGTAATTTGGCAGCCCTTAACGGAACTGTATCTTTAGGGTTTGTAGTCTCGCAGAATATCACCGATACTTTAGGTAATGCATTAACCGATACTTCATCAATAAATACTCCTGAAAATTTTGTAGTTGATAATATAGCACCAACAGGATATTCGGTTGCAATAGACCAGAGTCCTATAAATGCCGGGAATGACAACGCAGTAAGTTATACTTTCTCTTCTGCAGAAGTAGGTGCAACCTATAATTACACCTTTAGTAGCTCTGGAGGAGGAACCAATGTAACCGGATCAGGAACCGTAGCTTCTGCAGGAGCAACTATTTCTAGCATAGACCTTAGTGGATTAGCCGACGGAACCATTACGCTTAGCGTAACATTGACTGATGTATCTGGAAATACAGGAAGTGCTGCAACAGATACAGAAACCAAAGAAACCGTTGCGCCAACGGGATATTCTGTCGCAATAGATCAGAGTCCTATAAATGCCGGGAATGATGATGCGGTAAGTTATACTTTCTCTTCTGCAGAAGTAGGTGCAACCTATAATTATACCTTTAGTAGTTCTGGAGGAGGAACCAATGTAACCGGATCAGGAACTGTAGCTTCTGCAGGAGCAACTATTTCTGGAATAGATCTTAGTGGCCTGGGAGACGGAACCATTACGCTTAGCGTAACACTTACCGATCTAAATGGAAATACAGGAAGTGCTGCAACAGATACAGAAACAAAAGATACCGGAGCTCCAACAGGATATTCTGTTACAATAAATCAAAGCCCTATCAATGCCGGAAATGACAATGCAGTAAGTTATACATTTAGCAGTGCAGAAGTAGGCGCAACCTATAATTATACCTTTAGTAGTTCTGGAGGAGGAACCAATGTAACCGGATCAGGAACCGTAGCTTCTGCAGGAGCAACTATCTCTGGTATAGATCTTAGTGGATTAGTCGACGGAACCATTACATTAAGCGTAACACTTACCGATGTAAACGGAAATACAGGAAGTGCAGCAACCGATACAGAAACCAAAGAAACTGTGGCGCCAACAGGATATTCGGTTGTAATAAATCAGAGTCCTATCAATGCCGGGAATGATGATGCGGTAAGTTATACTTTCTCTTCTGCAGAAATAGGTGCAACCTATAATTATACCTTTAGTAGCTCTGGAGGAGCAGGAACAGTAACCGGAACCGGAACCGTGGCTTCTGCAGGAGCAACTATCTCTGGTATAGATCTTAGTGGATTAGCCGACGGAACCATTACATTAAGCGTAACACTTACCGATCTAAATGGAAATACAGGAAGTGCAGCAACAGATACAGAAACAAAAGATACCGGAGCACCAACAGGATATTCTGTTACAATAAATCAAAATCCTATCAATGCTGGGAATGATAATGCAGTAAGTTATACTTTCTCTTCTGCAGAAGTAGGTGCAACCTATAATTATACCTTTAGCAGTTCTGGAGGAGGAACTAATGTAACCGGATCAGGAACTGTAGCTTCTGCAGGAGCAACTATTTCAGGAATAGACCTGACCGGACTAGCCGACGGAACCATTACATTGAGCGTAACGCTCACAGATGTAAACGGAAATACAGGAAGTGCTGCAACAGATACAGAAACCAAAGAAACTGTGGCACCAACAGGATATTCGGTTACAATAAATCAAAGCCCTATCAGTGATCTTAATGACAATGCAGTAAGTTACACATTTAGTAGTGCAGAAGTTGGTGCAACCTATAATTATACCTTTAGTACTTCAGGAGGAGCAGGAACAGTAACCGGATCAGGAACTGTAGCTTCTGCAGGAGCAACTATTTCTAGTATTGATCTTAGTGGTCTAGCAGATGGAACCATTACATTAAGCGTTACGCTTACTGATGTAAATGGAAATACGGGAAGTGCTGCAACTGATACAGAAACCAAAGATACCGGAGCACCAACAGGATATTCGGTTACAATAAATCAAAGCCCTATAAATGCCGGGAATGACAATGCAGTAAGTTATACATTTAGCAGTGCAGAAGTAGGCGCAACCTATAATTATACCTTTAGTAGTTCTGGAGGAGGAACCAATGTAACTGGATCAGGAACCGTAGCTTCTGTAGGAGCAACTATCTCTGGTATAGATCTTAGTGGATTAGTCGACGGAACCATTACATTAAGCGTAACACTTACCGATGTAAACGGAAATACAGGAAGTGCAGCAACCGATACAGAAACCAAAGACACTGGAGTACCAACAGGATATTCGGTTACAATAGATCAAAGCCCTATTAATGCCGGGAATGATGATGCAGTAAGTTATACATTTAGCAGTGCAGAAGTAGGCGCAACCTATAATTACACCTTTAGTAGTTCTGGAGGAGGAACCAATGTAACCGGATCAGGAACCGTAGCTTCTGCAGGAGCAATTATTTCAGGAATTGATCTGACTGGATTAGCCGACGGTACAATAACATTAAGCGTAACACTTACCGATATAAACGGAAATACAGGAAGTGTAGCAACGGATACCGAAAATAAAAAGGCGATACCTCCTACTGCAACTATAACCATTAGTGATTCTATAGTAATAATAGGTGAAACTACTACAATAACTGTTACTTTTTCTGAAGCAGCATCTGGGTTCGACAATACAGATTTAACAATTCCTAATGGAACATTATCTGCTGTTACTTCTACCGATGGTAATATCACTTTTACAGCTACCTATACTCCAGCAATCGATGTAGAAGATAACACTAACATTATCATTCTTGATAATACCGGAATCACTGATAGTGCTGGGAATACAGGAACGGGAACAACAAACTCTTCTAATTTTATTATTGATATGATGCCACCTACAGCAATTGTAGAAATTAGCGATGACGAATTAACAACAGGCAATACAGCTACTATAACCATTATTTTTTCTGAAGCCGTAATTGGTTTTACTAATACAGATCTAACAATACCTAATGGAACGCTCACAACAGTAAGTTCTACCGATGGCAATATCACTTTTACAGCTACATACACTCCAACAACCGGAATAGCTGATACAGAAAATAGTATCACTTTGGATAATACCGGGGTAACCGATATTGCTGGCAACCCAGGAGTTGGAGTTACAGATTCTCCCAATTTCACGATTAATACGCTGCAAGAAATTCCAGTAGCAACGCTTACGTTTGATAAAGGGTTTTCTCCTAATGGAGATGGGATAAATGATACCTGGGTAATAGAAGGAATTGAAGATTTTCCTAATCATACGATTCAACTATTTAGCAGATCAGGCACTAAAGTATTTGAAGCTAAAGATTATCAAAATAATTGGGACGGAATCTCCAATGGCCGTTTAGCAGTTGGAAATGGTAAATTACCTGCCGGAGCATATTATTACATTATCGAAACAGGCAGTCAAGCAGTACCTCCCCTTATCGGATGGATCTATATAAACTATTAA
- a CDS encoding phage tail protein, whose protein sequence is MEGTIGEVRMFAGNFAPRTWAFCEGQLLAINSNQALFSILGTTYGGDGRTSFGLPDLRGRVPINPGTGAGLPTYREGQKGGSTINILNVTQIPSHNHNGAVKVSSGNSTQNEATNGASIATPGTGSGRSFNATAGFNTASPDVTLNANSVVTGNTGGNQAVNNMQPFLSIYYIICLQGIFPSRN, encoded by the coding sequence ATGGAAGGAACAATCGGAGAAGTTCGCATGTTTGCGGGTAATTTTGCACCAAGAACTTGGGCATTTTGTGAAGGGCAACTACTGGCTATTAATTCTAACCAGGCTCTATTTTCAATTTTAGGAACCACATATGGTGGTGATGGCAGAACCTCGTTTGGTCTACCTGATCTAAGAGGACGCGTACCTATTAACCCAGGGACGGGAGCTGGACTTCCTACATATAGAGAAGGGCAAAAAGGTGGTTCAACCATTAATATTTTAAACGTTACCCAAATACCTTCTCATAATCATAATGGAGCTGTAAAAGTTAGTTCAGGAAATTCTACTCAAAATGAAGCGACCAATGGAGCTTCAATTGCAACTCCGGGAACAGGATCAGGAAGATCTTTTAACGCTACAGCTGGATTTAATACAGCATCTCCAGATGTAACTTTAAATGCAAACTCTGTAGTAACAGGAAATACAGGAGGAAATCAAGCTGTAAACAACATGCAGCCCTTTTTATCTATATACTACATCATATGTTTACAGGGAATTTTTCCTTCACGAAATTAA
- a CDS encoding phage tail protein, with protein sequence MEGMIGEVRMFAGNFAPRAWALCEGQLLPISQNTALFSIIGTIYGGDGRTTFALPDLRGRVPIGPGNGPGLPSYREGQKGGSSINVLNITQLPSHNHIGAVKVSSGNATQNEATNGASIATPGTGSGRSFNATAGFNTASPDITLNANSVVTGNTGGNQAVNNMQPFLSIYYIICLQGVFPSRN encoded by the coding sequence ATGGAAGGAATGATCGGAGAAGTTCGCATGTTTGCGGGTAATTTTGCACCAAGAGCCTGGGCACTTTGCGAAGGGCAATTATTACCTATCAGTCAAAACACTGCATTATTCTCAATTATTGGAACTATTTATGGCGGAGACGGAAGAACTACTTTTGCATTACCAGATTTAAGAGGACGTGTTCCTATTGGCCCGGGAAATGGTCCTGGCTTACCTTCTTACAGAGAAGGACAAAAAGGAGGCTCATCGATCAATGTTTTAAATATAACCCAATTACCTTCTCATAATCATATCGGAGCTGTAAAAGTTAGTTCAGGAAATGCCACTCAAAATGAAGCGACCAATGGAGCTTCAATTGCAACTCCGGGAACAGGATCAGGAAGATCTTTTAACGCTACAGCTGGATTTAATACTGCATCTCCTGACATCACTTTAAATGCAAACTCTGTAGTAACAGGAAATACAGGAGGAAATCAAGCTGTAAACAACATGCAGCCCTTTTTGTCTATATACTATATCATATGTTTACAGGGGGTTTTTCCATCAAGAAACTAA
- a CDS encoding methionyl-tRNA formyltransferase produces MKIILIGSFPISIALYQHLYQNKSLQAVCIEETTVQQSNPNYLDLIKQEGIETFVINNKNISTQFKDWLLDRSPDLVLVCGFSLKIPKNVIHIPKHGFLNIHYGKLPENRGPDPLFWSIKKGESNTAITIHQIDEEWDTGKILLEHPVSIIPGETLGMVNSKMSYLLKNLTEQAIELVQNSNNYKLQPSELSFYNRRPTSLQITINWEKQTAVEIENLVNACNPKYGGATTYYQGSPIKILEVSPVDTQVPLLGKTPGEIIHAHPQEGLYVCCKYGKLIKLNIISSDAGTLTGTKYVHLGIRQGHLFTTTLHQTPKTHITI; encoded by the coding sequence ATGAAAATTATACTTATAGGAAGTTTTCCGATTAGCATTGCGCTATATCAGCATTTATATCAAAATAAGTCTTTGCAAGCGGTTTGTATAGAGGAAACAACTGTTCAGCAATCAAATCCTAATTATTTAGATTTAATCAAACAAGAAGGAATAGAGACTTTTGTTATTAATAATAAAAACATTTCAACCCAATTTAAAGATTGGCTACTGGATAGATCTCCTGATTTAGTATTAGTTTGTGGTTTCTCATTAAAAATTCCAAAAAATGTAATACATATTCCCAAACATGGTTTTTTAAATATTCATTACGGAAAACTACCCGAAAACCGCGGTCCAGATCCTCTATTCTGGTCTATCAAAAAAGGAGAGAGTAATACCGCCATTACCATACATCAAATTGATGAAGAATGGGATACCGGAAAAATTCTCTTAGAACACCCTGTTTCTATTATCCCAGGAGAAACGTTAGGAATGGTAAATTCTAAAATGAGTTATTTATTGAAGAATTTAACTGAGCAAGCTATTGAATTGGTTCAAAATTCGAATAATTACAAGCTTCAACCTTCTGAACTATCATTTTATAATAGAAGACCAACCTCCTTACAAATCACTATTAATTGGGAAAAACAGACAGCAGTCGAGATTGAAAACCTGGTAAATGCCTGTAACCCCAAATACGGTGGAGCAACTACTTATTATCAAGGATCTCCCATAAAAATACTAGAAGTCTCTCCTGTCGACACTCAAGTACCATTGTTAGGAAAAACACCTGGAGAAATTATTCATGCACATCCTCAAGAAGGCTTGTATGTATGCTGTAAGTATGGAAAACTTATAAAATTAAACATCATTAGCTCTGATGCAGGTACACTAACCGGAACTAAATATGTACATCTAGGAATACGACAAGGGCATCTATTTACGACAACCTTACATCAAACACCTAAAACACATATCACAATATAA
- a CDS encoding retropepsin-like aspartic protease translates to MSTLRKFLNQKEYHRIKLVFTKTNHFEVKAILNDVEGNFIIDTGASNSCVGFEAVDKFSLFAQDSDVKAAGAGATDMLTQLSQKNTIQIGSWSRKRISLVLFDLNHVNAALIAHHAEPVDGIIGADILKRGKAIIDYEKKCMYLK, encoded by the coding sequence ATGAGTACACTTCGAAAGTTTTTAAACCAAAAAGAATATCACAGAATTAAATTAGTTTTCACAAAGACAAATCATTTTGAAGTTAAAGCAATATTAAATGATGTAGAAGGTAATTTTATAATCGATACAGGTGCTTCTAACTCCTGTGTAGGGTTTGAAGCTGTAGATAAATTTTCTCTTTTTGCGCAGGATAGTGATGTAAAAGCTGCAGGAGCTGGTGCTACTGATATGCTAACACAACTTTCACAAAAAAACACCATACAAATCGGAAGCTGGTCAAGAAAAAGAATATCTCTTGTTTTATTTGATCTTAACCATGTAAATGCAGCGCTAATAGCACATCATGCAGAACCTGTAGATGGCATTATTGGAGCTGATATTCTTAAAAGAGGTAAAGCAATTATTGACTACGAAAAAAAATGCATGTATTTGAAATAA
- a CDS encoding CHAT domain-containing protein — MVFGSFRAFLCIAALWLGNPIVQAQQKTKTSTFLYDQLDHFIQKPSNSEALRLSKMIAPKKDQLYTKADQLAWVIVNCNLGYYNNQFNDKPTAILYYETAWKTYYEKGLIDYDIIENCLQPLGNIYTEVGDLPKAETTIKSYLYLAEQSKDTSKIISGITNLSIVYHNQANYSKALEILKKGLNIEPNNINLLTNTATNYLDSGDYNKAKTFANKVITTNANQINAYQILAAAALEKKEFKKAQNHIEQARFQLLKNKNTSARTTVKWQLAYIDILLSKSEFGEVQKNLKEIYTSLLPGYSSNTDLPPKEYLIADRLLLKALDIHAYIYQQTQKPLLAIAAFDLAFDVNSKLNIVYPLQDTRIIQHSQNRNRTEAYIDLLFTIHQTQKEEKYGMQAFRAAEHSKSPLVNEALISKKILSQYKNDSLVSNKNRLNAALTSYETLILKEKLKGEDARIDQIQKWTTAHDTTSISLKEILKKLRHTYPKLLQHQNNISIPALQKKLKKNHITLIEYFYGNQNIYQFIITQDSFEIKKIENPEYFKSIIKKYVHYFDNASMITSDITEFTKKAAELFNVLKIPKQPKKLLIVPDGLLCFIPFETLLLKKTNSINFSKMPFLVRSAEISYEISAGKYLRSNPKNLQKKTVLGVFPVFENTEKELSFSKNESKSIQYYFNGDFIENEQATYHRFIKLAKEHDIIHLSTHAESGSFSRPASIQFWDRDILVNQLYGAQLNANLVVLSACETGVGRLAKGEGPISIGRGFHYAGVENILFSLWKVNDKTTATVMKNFYQNLNHSIPKAKAIHLAKLDYLDTESISNVQKSPYYWAAFVYYGEIERPYSLSYFWYKIGIVLFILIILLLPKFLQNKA; from the coding sequence ATGGTATTTGGAAGTTTTAGAGCATTTCTATGTATCGCTGCTCTGTGGTTAGGAAATCCAATCGTACAGGCACAGCAAAAAACAAAAACCTCAACGTTTTTATATGATCAGTTAGATCACTTTATACAAAAACCGTCGAATTCTGAAGCACTACGGTTAAGTAAAATGATCGCTCCCAAAAAAGATCAGCTTTATACAAAAGCAGATCAGCTAGCTTGGGTAATTGTAAACTGTAATCTGGGGTATTACAACAATCAATTTAACGACAAGCCAACAGCTATTTTATATTATGAAACTGCCTGGAAAACATATTATGAAAAAGGATTAATCGATTATGACATCATTGAAAATTGCTTACAACCACTCGGTAATATCTATACAGAAGTTGGGGATTTGCCCAAAGCCGAAACCACTATAAAGAGCTATTTATATCTGGCTGAGCAATCTAAGGACACCTCAAAAATTATTTCTGGGATCACTAATCTTTCTATCGTATATCATAATCAAGCGAATTATTCAAAAGCTCTCGAAATACTCAAAAAAGGGTTAAACATTGAACCTAACAACATCAATTTATTAACAAACACAGCCACAAATTACCTGGATTCTGGTGACTATAACAAAGCAAAAACTTTTGCCAATAAAGTAATTACAACAAATGCCAACCAAATTAATGCTTATCAAATTCTTGCTGCAGCAGCTTTAGAGAAAAAAGAATTTAAAAAAGCTCAAAATCACATTGAACAGGCTAGATTTCAATTACTCAAAAATAAAAATACATCAGCTAGAACTACTGTCAAATGGCAATTAGCTTATATCGACATTTTATTATCCAAGTCAGAATTTGGCGAAGTTCAAAAAAACCTGAAAGAAATATATACCTCTCTCCTACCGGGATATTCGTCAAATACCGATTTACCACCTAAAGAGTATCTTATCGCAGATAGACTTCTGTTAAAAGCTTTAGATATTCATGCTTATATTTATCAACAAACCCAAAAACCTCTTTTAGCGATAGCTGCCTTTGATTTAGCTTTTGATGTAAACTCAAAGTTAAATATTGTATATCCGCTTCAGGACACTCGGATCATTCAACACAGCCAAAACAGAAACAGAACCGAAGCCTATATTGATCTTCTTTTTACTATTCACCAAACTCAAAAAGAGGAAAAATATGGCATGCAAGCATTTCGGGCAGCCGAGCATTCTAAATCCCCTCTTGTAAATGAAGCTTTGATATCCAAAAAAATACTATCGCAATACAAAAACGATTCTTTGGTCTCAAATAAAAATCGACTTAATGCAGCATTAACATCCTATGAGACTCTAATTTTAAAAGAAAAATTAAAAGGCGAGGATGCTCGTATTGATCAAATTCAAAAATGGACTACAGCTCACGACACTACATCTATTTCCCTTAAAGAAATACTCAAAAAACTTCGTCATACCTATCCCAAACTACTTCAACATCAAAACAATATTTCTATTCCGGCTCTTCAGAAAAAATTAAAAAAAAATCATATCACTTTGATTGAATATTTTTATGGAAACCAAAACATATATCAATTTATAATCACTCAAGATTCTTTTGAAATCAAAAAAATAGAAAATCCAGAATATTTTAAAAGTATCATCAAAAAGTACGTTCATTATTTCGACAATGCTTCGATGATTACCAGCGACATAACCGAATTCACAAAAAAAGCTGCAGAGCTTTTTAACGTGTTAAAAATCCCCAAGCAACCAAAAAAACTATTAATCGTCCCCGATGGTCTTCTTTGTTTTATTCCTTTTGAGACCCTATTATTAAAAAAGACGAATTCAATAAATTTTAGTAAAATGCCTTTTTTAGTAAGGTCTGCTGAAATAAGTTATGAAATTTCGGCTGGTAAGTATTTGCGATCCAATCCCAAAAACCTTCAGAAAAAAACGGTTCTGGGTGTATTCCCTGTTTTTGAAAATACAGAGAAAGAACTCTCATTTTCAAAAAACGAAAGCAAATCTATACAATACTATTTTAACGGGGATTTTATAGAAAACGAACAAGCAACTTATCACCGGTTTATTAAATTAGCAAAAGAACATGATATCATTCATTTGTCTACACACGCCGAATCAGGAAGTTTTTCTAGACCAGCCTCTATACAATTTTGGGATCGGGATATTCTGGTTAATCAATTATACGGAGCACAGCTTAATGCAAATCTGGTAGTGCTAAGTGCTTGCGAAACTGGTGTTGGCAGATTAGCAAAAGGAGAAGGCCCTATTAGTATTGGCAGAGGTTTTCATTATGCCGGAGTAGAAAACATACTTTTTTCATTATGGAAAGTAAATGACAAAACTACTGCTACAGTAATGAAAAACTTTTACCAAAATCTTAATCATTCTATTCCCAAGGCAAAAGCGATACATCTTGCCAAGCTAGATTATCTGGATACAGAAAGCATTTCTAATGTTCAGAAATCACCTTATTATTGGGCCGCATTTGTATATTATGGTGAGATTGAACGTCCTTATTCCTTAAGCTATTTTTGGTATAAAATTGGTATTGTTTTATTTATTTTAATTATACTACTTTTACCCAAGTTTCTTCAAAATAAAGCATGA